One part of the Solea solea chromosome 1, fSolSol10.1, whole genome shotgun sequence genome encodes these proteins:
- the eif4a2 gene encoding eukaryotic initiation factor 4A-II, whose amino-acid sequence MSSESADYNSSRDRDHGGPEGMEPDGVIESNWNEITDNFDDMNLKETLLRGIYAYGFEKPSAIQQRAIIPCIQGQDVIAQAQSGTGKTATFAISILQQLDIEQKETQALILAPTRELAQQIQKVILALGDYMGASCHACIGGTNVRNEIQKLQAEAPHIVVGTPGRVYDMLNRRHLFPKWIKMFVLDEADEMLSRGFKDQIYEIFQKLSTHIQVVLLSATMPQDVLEVTKKFMREPVRILVKKEELTLEGIKQFYINVEREEWKLDTLCDLYETLTITQAVIFLNTRRKVDWLTEKMHARDFTVSALHGDMDQKERDVIMREFRSGSSRVLITTDLLARGIDVQQVSLVINYDLPTNRENYIHRIGRGGRFGRKGVAINFVTDEDKRILRDIETFYNTTVEEMPMNVADLI is encoded by the exons ATGTCTAGCGAGTCTGCGGATTACAACAG CTCAAGAGATAGAGACCATGGGGGGCCAGAGGGAATGGAGCCTGATGGTGTCATCGAG AGCAATTGGAATGAGATTACGGACAACTTTGATGATATGAACCTGAAAGAGACTCTCCTCAGGGGAATATATGCGTATGGTTTTGAAAAACCATCTGCCATCCAACAGAGGGCAATTATTCCTTGCATCCAAG GCCAAGATGTTATTGCCCAAGCCCAGTCAGGCACTGGCAAGACGGCTACATTTGCCATTTCTATCTTGCAGCAGCTGGACATAGAACAGAAGGAGACCCAAGCTCTGATTTTGGCTCCAACCAGAGAGCTGGCTCAGCAG ATCCAGAAAGTGATTCTGGCATTGGGTGACTACATGGGGGCATCCTGTCATGCCTGCATTGGGGGGACCAATGTGCGGAACGAAATACAGAAGCTACAGGCCGAGGCTCCACACATTGTTGTGGGCACACCGGGGCGTGTGTATGACATGCTGAACAGGAGACATCTGT TCCCAAAGTGGATCAAGATGTTTGTCTTGGATGAAGCTGATGAGATGTTGAGTCGAGGATTCAAAGACCAGATTTATGAGATCTTCCAGAAACTGAGCACACACATTCAA GTGGTCTTGCTATCTGCTACTATGCCACAAGACGTGTTGGAGGTGACCAAGAAGTTCATGCGGGAGCCTGTTCGTATCTTGGTGAAGAAAGAAGAACTTACCCTTGAGGGTATCAAGCAGTTCTACATAAATGTAGAACGAGAG GAGTGGAAGCTGGACACCCTGTGTGATCTCTATGAAACTCTCACGATCACTCAGGCTGTCATCTTTCTCAACACAAGAAGAAAAGTCGACTGGTTGACTGAGAAGATGCACGCTCGAGATTTCACAGTCTCTGCTTTG CATGGTGATATGGACCAGAAGGAGCGTGATGTGATAATGAGGGAGTTTAGGTCTGGCTCTAGCAGAGTGTTGATCACCACTGACCTTCTG GCTCGTGGAATTGATGTCCAGCAGGTTTCCCTGGTCATTAACTATGACCTTCCTACAAACCGAGAGAACTACATCCACAG AATTGGACGTGGTGGTCGTTTTGGCAGAAAAGGAGTTGCCATCAACTTTGTGACCGACGAAGACAAGAGGATTCTTCGAGACATTGAGACGTTTTACAACACAACCGTGGAGGAGATGCCCATGAATGTGGCCGATCTGATTTGA